AAGATTATAAAAGAGATttgagagaaagagagaagagaattataaaaatatcggaggAGGAGAATTGAGAAAACATTGGGGAACATTGCTAGATAGTACCCCGTGCCTCGTACGGGCTATTATACTAGtctaaaattaaattttataatatttaaatttaattgtTATTCTACATTTACATCGAAgttatattttttgaaataaaatttaataaattatgATGAAATTCTATAATAAAATTAAAGATTATCCACGAAATTCCATATTAAATGGTTCCGCCTAGATACAGTAGATTTGAGCATCCaaatgatttttcaaaatccTAAATAGATACTTGCAAATTTTAAAAGACATTTTAAATTATATACATAGATTTTGAGAAATTGTTTGCTATATGAATTAAATACCTTCAAATTTTGAAACattatttgatttaatttttaaaaaaatcagtAGAATGTGGTTGAATACACCTTGAGCTGGAAATTTTGAAATACGACACATGAACGCGATACAAAATAACACGATTAATTAGTATTTGTGTCTGAAAAGTTAAAAAAAATGATCAAAATATCTCATTTTTAGAGTTCAACCGTCCAAAATGTCTAAAGTCGTGGAACAATGCCCAAAATACCCGCGAATATGCAAGTGTGACATGCGCATTCACTTTTAAAACATTAACAAAGAATACGCATCTTGTAGATGCACATTTCTTCTCATATTTGAAGTAAACACGAATTATTTGAATGTGTGTTCACTACAAAACAATAGTGAATACGCATTCTATGAGTGTGTGTTCttagttttttttaaaaagcGAATACACATCTCCTAAATGCGTGTTTCGTGGGTTTTTGGGCATAAATGTCTTTAGGTACACGATACGAATTGAAGGTATCCGGAagaaataaattaataaattttaaacatatataatatttataatataatttatatatctTATTTTATAATAAATGACAAATACGAATAGCATGTTCTAGCTATTTTTATATAacttatataaaaaataaaagtTAGGCTATTAAGTGAATCATAGAGAGAGTGAATACAGTTATAACAATCAATTCAATCAAACACACGTAGtatgaataaataattattgtattGATAAACAAACTGTTAAGTAATTACAAAATACCTTCTCAAAGGATGAACATGAACAGATATCCTTGAGAGTTGATAGATTGCACAAATGATACTACTTTCGTCCCAAAATATAAGTTTCTTTGACTTTTTACGCGTACTTTAAGGTGTATTAAAATCAAAGCTCCGCATACTTTTTTCAAAACTTTCTTTTCTTGAGTTaaaatgtaatatatatatatatatattttattcaaaaagagataatttgaaaaataatttgcAGAGCTATCTTTTTTATTTACCTTAAAATACGCGTAAAAAGTCAAAGAGATATATATTTGGGACGAAGGGAGTAATAAGGTTAAGCAACACATATTGTGTAAATCTAgttgttatcaatcttgtacgatatagacattattatatatatcgaatatataactaattcacaagaacattgctaattcttaaatcacacaatcatataagaattaacaattaaattaggagaaaggtttaagaaaacaaaaagatattgaatttaatctcgagtccagaaaactgtccccttaaagcagtttcgccccgcaccatccgcGTTTAGCGACCTACTTCCTAGGATAAAatgagatactagtataatcgataaaTTGAAAATACTCTTAGCGAACTTGAactaagcccgagaactatcaccggaatattgaaAAATTTAAGACTGAAGAGATCGAGAATTAAAGAGATAACTCTTATTTTCTCGACctaataaaactggtgccctaagactctatatataaagagaggcttgaaaggacttgtatTTCTTTttgatgtggtacatggtatttataagaataaccaaggaataggtttgtgctactttCGATGTGGTACAAACCCACTTTTTACATTAAAAGGTCacactttggaacatcagttctcattcatcttttactcattttgagcatgtaaatatgcgttggaatcccctcaaagaggagaatacgttccataaatacacaccactaacacataatgtgtatcactcatatagagtctcaaaatgattcacaacttagtctaaactattaagtttgtccaacaatcccccacaaatgagattgatgggccagtagcacgcaccacatagacagaTAGACAgggagcttgacttggtgatagttctggcggtcagatatagcatacgataaaTAGAGgatgctccttgaaccttcgctcgaataagtatatcgactttactggtagacagtatgacgcgaaGTCCTTGAACtattcgaccgtttgtgtaaacgatgatataattatcactatatctttcctgactcattcagttctcatgattatgtccatttcAGCCCTGGAAAATCATCCCGGTTTtgcaagagtttctaaagaattgtgcctcgcaattctcctttgaagcggccccacttctttctcacataggtgatctttatcttatagagtaacccatGTTTACTCAAACGAATTCtatgtattcaaacttgaaatccACGTATTCGTCAAAGATTATTAAAAGCATAAAtcttaacctcgtaccttacgggtctcactgttttatcatcatagaaataggacaggggttacccccacaatgatttggtcatcatgatttagttgtcccattgaaccaagttcttgggatctccaatCAGCAAagttgggtgtccaccatgacgctGTAAAATAATAGGCAAGGCCCATTCATCTCGATGATTTTGCAACTACctctcggtctaactagattcccTTGGCTTAAACAAATTCGCTCTGTTTAACCATCTGGTTAGTGGATCCAAACATATCATTTGACTCATTTGACTTTACATAGTTAGTCATGATAATCTCGTTAagaatagttgtttaatggtattatgtcctcatcatagttgtgagacataccattgcatacacaACAAGGTGATCTCCTAGTTTGTAGATTGATTACACAATATATACATCTTGAAGACACATTTTCCTTAtcatttaggaatatccttacaaagtggcTATTAAGCATTTTAACTAcatttattttatgcaccagactcgtattccatcatgaatcaagctaagtttaggatttccatgacacgactgctaagtgtgaaatgtattTTCTAATGATttttaagttcttaaagtcaaatatctaatttacatactatattcacatagAACAAATATATATCTTTCGTATTGTagtccaagctcacgagcacaCATATACACCTTAAATCCcattgcaatcacttccaagtgaccaattttcattgtactcgtgcatctacTCAGTTTACCAACTGTGTAGTCTATGTCTGATTTTGTATAATTTTAAAAAGCACAATAGACTTGCAATCCCtcttgagagatccttgttcatctacgCTTGAATAAATACAAATCCATTCTAgctatgacaactttagcttcgttgatctcttcaagattcacatcaccaacatgtgacatgtatcatctaagacttttaaagtcacgaagattgtaatcttcaaatcaaaacttttcaatctcatcaagattttcagagatgatcctcttgtTATTACTTTtcgtaatgatcagatcactcatatgcaatcaattatgacttgcatTTCATATGTAAATAACACATGCATACTTGTCAATTCTCTAattttgaatcagtttgacatctcatattAACATATTTTAcatttatgaaataactttacCAGTTATTACTGAAGGCTTCCACTTGTTATTGATGTTACCAGCTTTTAGCGTCCCAAAGACCATcaatttcagtttgcatcattaccGAGTTTAAGCGTCCTTAAACTGGCAATCCCTATTCACATAGTAACCAATtttgagcgtcctcaaaatggAAATCATGTCATTAATTTGAAGCCATTTCTTATCATagaaatataaaatttaatatgccattatttcgTGTCTATGTTGTGtcactcaacatgatcaccgaaaataCAAACTTTATACTCTTGCTTTATCTAGAGCCTTCAGGTTCACGTAAATAGATATATCTCCAAATATCTATCTAGAAAGACCGTCTCAATGTTTATTGACAcacttttaaatttcacaatacgataattttagtatcatcttaatgaaccttattctcaaaatTAGAGAATACTTCATAAAGtatataaggtcatcactttcgactgaaatattttattattagTATGACCTTTTACTTTCTTCCGACTCACATATATTTTCCCAATTCGAAAATTTATTTGGGTCCTAGtgcttctatctcgtaagaagatcCATATATTGTttttttaaacaagattctgtcgaaaagaaccactctctctattttttaacatcctttccccccacaaaggacatagagagaacatACACAATCTattttctagtacacgtgctagaaaatcttgatttattgactTCTCAACaatagtcaaattttctcttgatatattcacttatcaaggAATTATTCGAGAAGCGCATTGCTTCTATTAAACTTACAGGTTTATCTTCAATcaaattatcaagacattcgGGACTAGAAATTACCCAAGTCTTTTGCTCTCTACAGGTTCATCCTCACAGTCATCCAATAACTCGTAACttcatttagatgacttttaattaTAGATCTACTAGGAACTACTAGCTTATCACATAAGtattcctaaactctgtaatagtattcttacgaaTCTCACAAATTAAATTCATATATCGGATATTATCAGACTCAATcattgtctatgtatccatccaaaaCATCTCAATTAATTTTGGATCTCATGTTACCAATAGAGATATTggtatcaagtttcgagatacccccacatttcaattattttcaagaatgtttcattacattccactattcatagaaaattcaataattttctattcTCAATACcccaataattttaatatttcacagaatgtcagaaaacattccaaaactaataggaaatttaGTTATTTCCTTTCTTGGTATCTTGTTTAAGGAACGATTAGCCCTTAGAaactaatatcctcaaattcagtgatagtctgagCTGATCACAATCATTTTGCATCTCCCTCAGAGTACAACTCAAGCCTACATTTACTCCATTTATTTAATGCGAGTAAGGTGCAATGACATCATGAATATTCACGTTACAAACAGAATTCACCCGGTGATTATTCATCATTAAATTTATTCACTAccatcttaattatctgtattaagtTGGTTTTACCCTTAAGCttatagagcacacatctctctatttagcttcaatattgactcgaTTACAAGTACGAGTGAAaaatgttttactatcaaaccAGAAAGTAAACACATAtcgtgtcactacctctcatctgagTAGGTTTTAAGCCATTCATTGAAAACCTATAAGGTTTTAATATCATGTTTAAAGAACTTTTTGTAGTTCTTGTCATTAGAAATTCAATTACCGAATTTCTCTAAATTTTTTACATGGTTCACACGAACCTACATTTATAGCTCACCTACTGGTATAACCAGAAGAGGCCCAAGGAAGAACATAAATTTTCAATAAACCCACATTCagtaatccttgatcaactgatgcGTTAGGGTTAACAACTTTTCGAATTCTCTCCAAATTTCAGCATAAATAGCTAATATCAATATTCGCCGTATTAAGTATCACATGGATCACTATAATATGCTCGTGTGTCAATGCCGCAGCAGACCGACACCAACACGTGAAATTACTATTTAACTGGAGGAAAAATCCAACCAAAAAAATATAATTTCTGTGCCGACCCATAACCTGTACTccaggcccattaggttttttaATGTGGAGAATCCCGAGAAATTGTAAATCTGGTTCACTTGAACTGCACAACTCATCTCATTGTTTAACAACAAACGTATTACTTCATAATATCCAGTGCAGCACAAGTGAGAATACTGAAACAAATTTTTTCAGTCAAACTATTGTTAACTAACGAGACACATTACATAATAAAATAACTTATGCCTCCTTTAATAGCTTTCCAAAGTCTCCATATAGACTAAAAGcatttttttaacaaataaatcTATTAAAATAAGATGTTTGGAACTACATAGTTTGCATCACATTTATTATCACAAACCTATGCTTGAAGTATATTTTCTCCAATTAAATAGATACGCGGTAAGATCTCTATTTATCCAGTATTATAAGTTTgtgatataactccattattaaagattaaataataATAGTTGATACTTTATCATCactcaacaatgattaaaaattaatcaccaaataatcaagttccatcatgaagggtcacatctatgtagccatatcatttaattTCATAGCAATATCATGTTATGAATTTGCAAACACGCATGGAAACTATAACATATACGATTCTTGTATCAGTATACTAATAATTACGAAATCAATTTAGAATTAAGAAACTCTAGCTCATATATATTATCAATCACCAtgttaattaaaaaaatataataagcTATCCATTAATAGCTAAAACATGGACAAATTATAAATTTGATCTTCCAATTTATAATGATTAACCCGAGAAACAAAATtcaccaaatatgtccacttgaatataagttgatcataaatcGATAATTAGTAAAACATCAATAGGCTTATAAGAAAACCAGTTATCCGACAACTTTGTGCTTACTTTTGTCTCGTATCTGTTATGCTTAAACAAAAcaccacttaaaatcaaatttatattaatttcaagcacatAAAAACAAGTGATCAAACAAATTAACGTACTAAATTTAATTTATGTAATGAGGCAAATAATGGCCACCTATATACCCatacatataatataccattcAGAGCCTATCAGTGATAAGTATAAGGTTGTGATCCAATTTAAATAATCAAATTGACTTTTGCGTCTACTCATAAGAAAGTATGAATATCAAAGTTAATtgctttaagattgttatcaatcttgtacgatatagacattattatatatatcgaatatataactaattcacaagaacattgctaattcttaaatcacacaattatataagaattaacaattaaattaggagaaagATTTAAGAAAACAAACAGATATTgaatttaatctcgagtccagaaaactgtccccttaaagcagtttcgccccgcaccatccgcGTTTAGCGACCTACTTCCTAGGATAAAATGAGATACTAGTATAATAGATAAATCGAAAATACTCttagcgaacttgaactgagcccgagaactatcaccggaatattgaaAAATTTAAGACTGAAGAGACCGAGAATTAAAGAGACAACTCTTATTTTCTCGACctaataaaactggtgccctaagactctatatataaagagaggcttgaaaggacttgtatTTCTTTttgatgtggtacatggtatttataagaataaCCAAagaataggtttgtgctactttCAATGTGGTACAAAGcccacttttcatattaaaaggtcACACTTTGaaacatcagttctcattcaccttttactcattttgaacgtgtaaatatgcgttggaattccttcgaagaggagaatacgttccacaaatacacaccactaacacataatgtatatcgctcatatagagtctcaaaatgattcacaacttagtctacactactaagtttgtccaacactAGTAtatgcttatatactgcacaatTATACAATCAATctaatatatgatatatataaaAATACCGTAAATATCCTTTAATTGATTGCTACTGAAACTAAAGGTTTACACCgacatatctctgcaaatatTATCACTTGTATCAGCGGAAATCATCTCCGAATTTTCAGCTTGACAGATATTAATATGGATATATGTCGATGACAAATTTGGATATCAAATATTGATGACGTCACCTACCATCAAACTTTGATATCTTCATAAACTCTGATATCATCTATCACAAATACTGTATTGACAAATCCTGATTGTAtatatgttgatatcatcaattacATCTAACAATAAGTATATTATATTTAACTTATATACTCACTATTTTAAACTATTTAATTATCTAATATATTTTCTCATAATTGATATTTTTTCGTTTATAATTTGTCTACTTCCGTACATCAAATAGGTAGATATAATATATTAACTATATGTTAGTGTTAACAAAATGATGCACGACTACAAATTCGGGGCGAATACAATTTTAAGAATGTAACACGAAAAAATGAAAGTACACAATGATAGTACCCATTGCGAAGACTATACACCACCTACCAAATCCAGAAAATTTAAAATTACGTTTTTGTTGTTTAATAGGGAAGATAGCGGAGTAATGAATGTGGCTTGTTTGTCACCTAAAAGGGATGAAATTCATTAGAAAATTGACTAATCAGGAAAACTCTGATTGTCTGTATAAACAACAAAAAAGAGTGATGAATGTAAATTTGTAGTAGTTAATAAAATCTGTTAAAAATAGTTTTGGTTGCAAGTGATTTGTATTGTAAGTCACTCCAAGTTTCCAAAAACAACATTGTTTACATCTACTGTGTCTGAGATTCAGAGTAGCCAACCAAGCAAACAAAAAGCTAAACACATTGAGGTTTCAATCCAATCCAatccaaaccaaaccaaaccaaaccaaacaaaAACAACAAATGGGTTTTACTCTCCTCACCCTACTCCACTTGTTGTTCTTATTCTTCCTTCACTCCAATGCAAATATCTCCAATTCATTTCCATCTCGCTTCTTCAGATCACATTTATTTGAATCCCCAACTGATATTCCACCTGCTACATTCTTTCAAGTAACCAAACCTCTTGACTTGCCCAACACAAAGCCTTGTTCTCAACTCGTTCTCCAACATGATTTTGGGTATACATATGCCAAGTCTCCTGTTGTTGCTGATTATAAACCCGCTTGCCCGTCTCCACGTTTCTCCAGAATTGTTCTTGAATGGAAAGCTACTTGTAAAGGCAGACAATTTGATCGCATTTTCGGGGTTTGGCTAGGTGGTGTTGAGCTTCTCAGGAGCTGCACTGCTGAACCAATAACCAATGGTATTGTTTGGACTGTTCAGAAAGATATCACCAGGTATTACTCATTGCTTATCACCAATCAAACTCTTTCTGTTTATTTAGGTAATCTTGTTGATCATACTTATACTGGGGTTTATCATGTTCACTTGACTTTCCATTTTTACCCTGCTCAAAATTATCTGGGTCATGGTTTTAATGCTGATTTAATCCTTCCCATTTCGAGAAATTTACCGTTGAAAGATGGGCTGTGGTTTCAAGTTGTTAATTCGACTCATGTACAGTCCAAGAAGTTTAAAATACCCAAAAATGCGTATAAGGCCGTGTTGGAGGTATATGTTTCACCTCACGAGAATGATGAGTTTTGGTATACTAATTTACCAAATGAGTACATTGCTCTAAATAACCTTACTAATGTTCCCGGAAACGGGCCTTTTAGGGAAGTTTTGGTTAGTTTGGATGGTAAGGTAGTTGGTGCAGTCTGGCCATTTACAGTCATATACACCGGAGGAGTTAATCCCCTTTTGTGGAGACCCATTTCTGCAATTGGATCATTTGATCTCCCTACCTATGATATCGAGGTTACCCCGTTGCTAGAAACATTATTAGATGGGAAGACTCATGAGTTTGGTTTTAGCGTTACAAATGCTTTAAATGTGTGGTACATAGACGCAAATTTGCATATCTGGTTGGATGGAAAGAGTGAAAAAACAGAAGGTAAGGTATTGAGAACTAGTAGTTTGTCTCGTCGTGTTTCTTCTGAATCAAATTTTACTGGGTTGAATGGGACATTTTTGACAACGGTTAGTAGGCTAATAAAGTCTACTGGATGGGTGAAGTCATCTTACGGGAAGATAACCACTCAGGCAATTCAACAATTCAATTACAGTAATTTAATGGAAATGGGCAATAATGGGAATATGCAAATAGTGCATCAGAGGATTGATTTTAATGATAATGTCATTGCCAATTCAGGACCTTATGTAGATTCAGTAACATCATTGAAAACATTTCCCCTTTACTTATACTCAAAAAATGCTGACCAAGGAGATGGAGCATATACTTCTGTAGCTAATCTGTCAATGGGTTTCAATGAGAAGAGAATCAAGAAATCTAAGTTTGGATCATCCGTCAGCTCTCTCAAAAATTTGCAAGAAGGACAATCTTCTATGCTTGTTAAGGGCAACCTAGTAGTCAGCGGTGTAGGAAGTACACAGCAGGCATACAGCTTCAACAGCCATAACTCTTGCTACTTTAG
The sequence above is drawn from the Apium graveolens cultivar Ventura chromosome 2, ASM990537v1, whole genome shotgun sequence genome and encodes:
- the LOC141708020 gene encoding peptide-N4-(N-acetyl-beta-glucosaminyl)asparagine amidase A-like, yielding MGFTLLTLLHLLFLFFLHSNANISNSFPSRFFRSHLFESPTDIPPATFFQVTKPLDLPNTKPCSQLVLQHDFGYTYAKSPVVADYKPACPSPRFSRIVLEWKATCKGRQFDRIFGVWLGGVELLRSCTAEPITNGIVWTVQKDITRYYSLLITNQTLSVYLGNLVDHTYTGVYHVHLTFHFYPAQNYLGHGFNADLILPISRNLPLKDGLWFQVVNSTHVQSKKFKIPKNAYKAVLEVYVSPHENDEFWYTNLPNEYIALNNLTNVPGNGPFREVLVSLDGKVVGAVWPFTVIYTGGVNPLLWRPISAIGSFDLPTYDIEVTPLLETLLDGKTHEFGFSVTNALNVWYIDANLHIWLDGKSEKTEGKVLRTSSLSRRVSSESNFTGLNGTFLTTVSRLIKSTGWVKSSYGKITTQAIQQFNYSNLMEMGNNGNMQIVHQRIDFNDNVIANSGPYVDSVTSLKTFPLYLYSKNADQGDGAYTSVANLSMGFNEKRIKKSKFGSSVSSLKNLQEGQSSMLVKGNLVVSGVGSTQQAYSFNSHNSCYFRNVSSSNYTIIYDNENSKCSKTTPSHWGLGLLKWWQNPSLRAFLSSNPLEKKGQF